A section of the Saccopteryx leptura isolate mSacLep1 chromosome 4, mSacLep1_pri_phased_curated, whole genome shotgun sequence genome encodes:
- the SRRM2 gene encoding serine/arginine repetitive matrix protein 2 isoform X7, with protein sequence MYNGIGLPTPRGSGTNGYVQRNLSLVRGRRGERPDYKGEEELRRLEAALVKRPNPDILDHERKRRVELRCLELEEMMEEQGYEEQQIQEKVATFRLMLLEKDVNPGGKEETPGQRPAVTETHQLAELNEKKNERLRAAFGISDSYVDGSSFDPQRRAREAKQPAPEPPKPYSLVRDSSSSRSPTPKQKKKKKKKDRGRRSESSSPRRERKKSSKKKKHRSESESKKRKHRSPTPKSKRKSKDKKRKRSRSTTPVPKSRRAHHSTSADSASSSDTSRSRSRSAATKTHTTALTGQSLSPASGCRGEGDAPSREPDTTNTGHPSSPEPSAKQPSNPCEDKDKKEKSAGRPSPSPERSSTGPEPSAPTLLLAEQHGSSPQPLATTPLSQEPVNPPSEASPTRGRLPTKSPEKPPQSSSESCPPSPQPTKVSRHASSSPESPKPTPAPGSRRDISSSPVSKSHSRGRAKRDKSHSHTPRRVGRSRSPTTTKRGRSRSRTPTKRGHSRSRSPQWHRSRSVQRWGRSRSPQRRGRSRSPQRPGWSRNRNTQRRGRSRSARRGRSHSRSPATRGRSRSRTPARRGRSRSRTPARRRSRSRTLTRRRSRSRTPARRGRSRSRTPARRRSRTRSVRRRSRSRSPARRGGRSRSRTPARHGRSRSRTPARRGRSRSRTPARRGRSRSRTPARRGRSRSRTPARRGRSHSRSVVRRGRSHSRTPQRRGRSGSSSERKNKSRTSQRSRSNSSSEMKKFRVSSRRSRSLSSPRSKAKSRLSLRRSLSGSSPCPKQKSRTPARRSRSGSSQSKAKSQTPRRSRSGSSPPNQKSKTPSRQSRSSSPQSKVKSDTPPRQGSVTSPQANEQSTTPQRQSFSETSPDPEMKSRTPLRLSCSESSPPRVKSSTPTRQSRSGSSSPQPKVKAITSPVQSHSGSSSPSSSRVTSKTPPRQSRSESPCSRVESRLLQRQSKSRSSSPDTKVKPGTPPRQSHSGSTSPCPQVKPQTSPGHNLSGSKSPCFQEKSKDSPVAQSCSGSFSLCPEVKSSTPPGESYFGSSSLQQEEQSHISLDPKSDTLSPEMRQSHYESLFLQSKSQTPKGSQSRSSSPETETVPRSPIAQERNKVSLSPGLKSGMSPEQNISQCDSSLYPAMDCNSLLGQSRLEPSPEPVKKTSLLLQEDIDASSRLSGKVSSSPVQNRTESSPVLKETPRTPSKERGGDGSSPDTKDQSSVLAKPSQDEEFMEVVEGSSSQVLSHLSPELKEMAGSNFESSPEIEERPAMSLTPDQSQLSQASLETEVPALTSAWSGPHFSPEHKELSNSPPRENSYGSPLEFRNSGPVAEISTGFSPEVKEVLTVPVSNQLETDPSLDMKEQLMRSSRCSSSELSPDTMEKAGMSSSQSVSSPVLDTTRRTPSRERSSSASSELKDGLPRTPSRRSRSGSSPGLRDGSGSPSRHSLSGSSPGMKDIPRTPSRGRSECDSSPEPKALPKTPRPRSHSPSSPELNKCLTPQRERSGSESSIEQKTLARTPLGQRSRSASSQELDEKPSASPQERSESDSSDSKVKTRMPLRQRSHSGSSPEVESKSRPSPQLSRSGSSPEGKDKPRIASRAQSGSDSSPEPKALAPRALPRRSRSGSSSKGRGPSEGSSSSESSPEHPPKSRMARRSSRSSVEPKIKSRTPPRRRSSRSSEITRKTRLSRRSRSASSSPETRSRTPPRRRRSPSVSSPELPEKSRSSRRRRSASSPRTKTTSRRGRSPSPKPRGLQRSRSRSRREKTRTTRRRDRSGSSQSTSRRRQRSRSRSRVTRRRRGGSGYHSRSPARQESSRTSSRRRRGRSRTPPTSRKRSRSRTSPAPWKRSRSRASPATHRRSRSRTPLVSRRRSRSRTSPVSRRRSRSRTSVTRRRSRSRASPVSRRRSRSRTPLVTRRRSRSRTPARRRSRSRTPPVTRRRSRSRTPLVIRRRSRSRTSPITRRRSRSRTSPVTRRRSRSRTTPVTRRRSRSRTSPVTRRRSRSRTPPAIRRRSRSRTPLLPRKRSRSRSSLALRRRSRSRTPRTTRGKRSLTRSPPAIRRRSVSGSSSDRSRSATPPATRNHSGSRTPPVALSSSRMSCFSRPSMSPTPLDRCRSPGMLEPLGSSRTPMSVLQQSGGSMLDGPGSRIPDHARTSVPENHAQSRIALALTAISLGTARPPPSMSAAGLAARMSQVPAPVPLMSLRTAPAASLASRIPAASAAAMNLASARTPAIPTAVNLADSRTPAAAAAMNLASSRTAVAPSAVNLADPRTPTAPAVNLAGARTPAALAALSLTGSGTPPNAANYPSSSRTPQAPAPANLVGPRSAHATAPVNIASSRTPPTLAPTNLTSARMAPALSGANLTSPRVPLSAYERISGRTSPPLLDRARSRTPPGGPGSRTPPAPPSQSRMISERAPSPVSKMVQAPPSQSVLPPAQDQPRSPVPSAFSDQPRSLLAPTAPVAGSQSLSSGSVAKTTSSVGDHNGMLSVPVPGVTHPEGGEPPASTGALQPAKERRSSSSSSSSSSSSSSSSSSSSSSSSGSSSSDSEGSSLPIQPEVALKRGQN encoded by the exons ATGTACAACGGGATCGGGCTGCCAACGCCCCGGGGCAGCGGCACCAACGGCTACGTCCAGCGCAACCTGTCCCTGGTGCGGGGCCGCCGGGGTGAGCGGCCTGACTACAAGGGAGAGGAGGAACTGCGGCGCCTGGAGGCTGCCCTGGTGAAGCGGCCTAATCCTGACATCCTGGACCACGAGCGCAAGCGGCGAGTGGAGCTGCGATGCCTCGAGCTGGAGGAGATGATGGAagagcaggg GTACGAGGAACAGCAAATTCAGGAAAAAGTGGCGACCTTTCGACTCATGTTGCTGGAGAAGGATGTGAACCCTGGGGGCAAGGAGGAgaccccagggcagaggccagc gGTCACCGAGACTCACCAGTTGGCAGAATTGAATGAGAAGAAGAATGAGCGACTTCGTGCTGCCTTTGGCATCAGTGATTCCTATGTGGATGGCAGCTCTTTTGATCCTCAGCGTCGTGCTCGAGAAGCCAAACAACCAGCTCCCGAGCCTCCCAAACCTTATAG CCTTGTTCGAGATTCCAGCAGTTCTCGTTCACCAACTCCaaagcaaaagaagaagaaaaagaagaaagatagagGACG CAGGTCAGAGAGCAGCTCTCCTCGAcgagagaggaagaagagttcTAAGAAGAAGAAGCACAG GTCAGAATCTGAATCCAAGAAACGAAAGCATAG GTCTCCCACTCCAAAGAGCAAACGTAAATCTAAGGACAAGAAGCGGAAGCG GTCTCGAAGTACAACACCAGTGCCCAAGAGCCGCCGGGCCCACCATTCAACTTCTGCTGATTCTGCTTCCTCTTCTGATACTTCCCGCAGTCG GTCTcgaagtgctgcaacaaaaaccCATACAactgccttgactgggcaaagtCTTTCCCCTGCTTCAGGGTGTAGAGGGGAGGGAGACGCACCTTCCAGAGAACCAGATACCACCAACACAGGGCATCCCAGCAGCCCGGAGCCCTCTGCAAAGCAGCCAAGTAACCCCTGTGAAGACAAAGACAAGAAGGAG AAATCTGCAGGTCGACCTAGTCCTTCTCCGGAAAGGAGCAGCACAGGCCCAGAACCATCTGCTCCCACTCTGCTCCTTGCTGAGCAACATGGCAGCTCCCCACAACCCCTTGCAACAACCCCTTTAAGTCAGGAGCCAGTGAACCCCCCTTCTGAGGCTTCCCCAACCCGGGGTCGTTTACCAACCAAGTCTCCTGAGAAACCTCCCCAATCATCTTCAGAGAGCTGCCCACCATCCCCTCAACCTACCAAAGTTTCTCGGCATGCCAGTTCTTCCCCTGAAAGTCCTAAACCCACACCAGCTCCTGGGTCCCGCCGAGACATTTCTTCTTCTCCTGTGTCCAAGAGTCACTCACGTGGCCGAGCAAAGCGGGATAAGTCACATTCTCATACTCCTCGTAGAGTGGGGAGGTCCCGTAGCCCTACCACCACTAAGAGGGGGCGATCGCGGTCTCGAACTCCAACTAAGAGAGGTCATTCTCGGTCCCGGTCCCCTCAGTGGCATAGGTCCCGGTCTGTACAGCGGTGGGGGCGATCTAGAAGTCCCCAGCGACGTGGCCGCTCTAGGTCTCCTCAGCGACCAGGCTGGTCCAGAAACAGAAATACCCAGAGAAGAGGCAGGTCTAGATCAGCAAGGCGAGGCAGGTCACACTCCAGATCCCCAGCCACCAGAGGCAGATCTCGTTCTAGAACACCAGCCCGGCGTGGTAGGTCTCGTTCTAGAACACCAGCCCGGCGCAGATCGCGATCCAGAACACTTACCAGGCGTAGATCTAGGTCTAGAACACCAGCTCGGAGAGGCAGGTCTCGATCTAGAACACCTGCTAGGCGCAGATCTAGGACCCGGTCAGTACGTCGAAGGTCTCGTAGTAGATCGCCAGCCAGGAGAGGTGGCAGGTCACGCTCTAGAACCCCAGCCAGGCATGGCAGGTCACGCTCTAGAACCCCAGCCAGGCGTGGCAGGTCACGCTCTAGGACGCCAGCCAGGAGAGGGAGATCTCGGTCTAGAACACCAGCCAGGAGAGGGAGATCTCGTTCTAGGACACCAGCAAGACGAGGGAGATCCCATAGTAGAAGTGTAGTTAGACGTGGGAGATCTCACTCTAGGACACCACAGAGAAGAGGCAGGTCTGGCTCATCATCAGAGCGGAAGAACAAATCCAGAACATCACAGAGGAGCAGGTCCAACTCaagttcagaaatgaaaaaatttcgcGTTTCTTCAAGGCGGAGcaggtctctctcttctccacgaTCTAAAGCAAAATCTCGCTTGTCTTTGAGGCGAAGCCTTTCTGGGTCCTCTCCATGTCCTAAACAAAAGTCTCGGACACCAGCAAGGCGCAGTCGCTCTGGATCATCCCAATCTAAAGCTAAATCACAAACACCAAGGCGAAGTCGTTCTGGCTCTTCACCCCCTAATCAGAAATCTAAAACACCGTCAAGACAAAGTCGTTCCAGTTCACCTCAATCTAAAGTGAAATCTGACACACCACCAAGGCAAGGGTCAGTAACAAGTCCCCAGGCAAATGAACAATCGACAACACCGCAAAGACAGAGCTTTTCTGAAACATCACCTGATCCTGAGATGAAGTCTAGGACCCCTTTGAGACTTAGCTGCTCTGAGTCCTCTCCTCCTAGAGTGAAATCTAGTACACCTACAAGACAAAGCCGATCTGGGTCATCATCTCCACAACCCAAAGTGAAGGCAATAACATCACcagtccagagccattctggttCATCTTCCCCAAGCTCTAGTAGGGTGACTTCTAAAACACCACCAAGACAAAGCAGGTCAGAGTCTCCCTGCTCCAGGGTGGAATCTAGATTGTTGCAAAGACAAAGCAAATCTAGGTCCTCCTCACCAGATACCAAAGTGAAACCTGGAACCCCACCAAGACAAAGTCACTCAGGGTCTACTTCGCCATGCCCCCAAGTAAAGCCTCAAACTTCACCAGGGCACAATCTTTCTGGATCAAAGTCACCATGTTTCCAAGAGAAGTCTAAAGACTCACCAGTAGCACAAAGTTGCTCTGGATCCTTCTCACTCTGTCCAGAAGTAAAGTCTAGCACTCCACCAGGAGAAAGCTATTTTGGCAGCTCATCTCTACAACAGGAAGAACAATCTCACATTTCACTAGATCCTAAATCTGATACTTTGAGTCCAGAAATGAGACAGAGTCATTATGAATCTCTGTTTCTGCAGAGCAAATCTCAGACACCTAAGGGTAGCCAGTCCCGGTCGTCTTCTCCAGAAACAGAGACTGTACCCAGATCTCCAATagcacaagaaagaaacaaagtatcACTAAGTCCTGGGCTTAAATCTGGAATGTCTCCTGAGCAGAACATATCCCAGTGTGACTCTTCCTTATATCCTGCAATGGACTGTAATTCTCTACTGGGGCAGAGTAGATTAGAGCCTTCACCTGAACCAGTAAAGAAAACAAGCTTACTCCTTCAGGAGGATATTGATGCATCATCTAGACTAAGTGGCAAAGTGAGTTCTTCTCCAGTACAAAATAGAACTGAGTCTTCACCAGTACTCAAAGAGACACCTAGAACCCCCTCAAAGGAAAGAGGTGGTGATGGGTCATCTCCAGATACAAAAGACCAAAGTAGTGTATTAGCTAAGCCAAGCCAAGATGAGGAGTTCATGGAGGTAGTAGAAGGGTCCTCAAGCCAAGTTCTGTCCCATTTATCTCCAGAACTAAAAGAAATGGCTGGAAGTAACTTTGAGTCATCTCCTGAAATAGAAGAAAGGCCTGCTATGTCTTTGACTCCTGACCAAAGCCAATTATCACAGGCTTCTTTGGAAACAGAAGTCCCTGCACTGACCTCAGCTTGGAGTGGGCCACATTTTTCTCCAGAACATAAAGAACTGTCTAACTCACCTCCTAGGGAGAATAGTTATGGGTCACCTTTAGAATTTAGAAACTCGGGCCCTGTTGCAGAAATAAGTACTGGGTTTTCTCCTGAGGTTAAAGAAGTTTTGACTGTACCTGTTTCTAATCAGCTGGAGACAGATCCATCTCTAGACATGAAAGAACAGTTGATGAGGTCTTCCAGATGCAGCAGTTCTGAGTTATCCCCAGATACAATGGAAAAAGCAGGCATGTCTTCAAGTCAGAGTGTCTCTTCACCAGTACTTGATACTACGCGTAGAACACCCTCAAGGGAAAGAAGTAGTTCTGCATCTTCTGAACTGAAAGATGGTTTACCCAGAACGCCCTCAAGGAGAAGTAGGTCTGGGTCTTCTCCAGGACTTAGAGATGGGTCTGGGTCTCCCTCAAGGCACAGCTTATCTGGGTCCTCTCCTGGAATGAAAGATATACCCAGAACACCATCCAGGGGAAGAAGCGAATGTGATTCTTCTCCAGAACCAAAAGCTTTGCCTAAGACTCCTAGGCCAAGGAGTCATTCTCCATCATCCCCAGAACTTAACAAGTGTCTTACcccccagagagagagaagtgggtcAGAGTCATCGATTGAACAGAAGACTTTGGCTAGGACTCCTCTTGGGCAGAGAAGCCGATCTGCATCTTCTCAAGAACTTGATGAGAAACCTAGTGCATCCCCTCAGGAAAGAAGTGAATCAGACTCTTCAGATTCTAAAGTTAAGACACGAATGCCACTTAGACAAAGGAGTCATTCTGGATCATCTCCGGAGGTCGAAAGCAAATCCCGACCTTCTCCTCAGCTCAGTAGGTCTGGCTCATCCCCTGAAGGTAAAGATAAGCCAAGAATAGCGTCCAGGGCACAAAGTGGTTCTGATTCCTCTCCGGAACCCAAGGCTTTGGCCCCTCGGGCCCTTCCCAGACGAAGCAGATCAGGTTCATCAAGCAAAGGCAGAGGCCCTTCTGAAGGAAGCAGTAGTTCTGAGTCCTCTCCAGAACACCCACCGAAATCCAGAATGGCTAGGAGAAGCTCTAGGTCATCAGTGGAGCCCAAGATTAAGTCTCGTACTCCACCTCGTCGCCGTAGCTCTAGATCATCTGAGATAACTAGGAAGACCAGGCTTTCCCGTAGAAGCCGTTCTGCATCATCCTCACCAGAAACTCGTTCTAGAACTCCCCCAAGACGTCGAAGAAGTCCCTCAGTGTCTTCCCCAGAGCTACCTGAAAAGTCAAGATCCTCGCGTCGGCGACGTTCAGCTTCATCCCCCCGCACTAAGACAACTTCAAGGAGAGGCCGATCTCCTTCACCAAAGCCCCGTGGGCTCCAGAGGTCCCGTTCCCGTTCACGGAGGGAGAAAACCAGAACCACCCGACGTCGAGATAGGTCTGGATCTTCTCAGTCAACCTCTCGGAGAAGACAGCGGAGCCGGTCAAGGTCTCGGGTTACTCGTAGGCGGAGAGGAGGCTCTGGTTACCACTCAAGGTCTCCTGCCCGGCAAGAGAGTTCCCGAACCTCTTCTCGGCGCCGAAGAGGTCGCTCTCGGACACCTCCAACTAGTCGGAAGCGTTCCCGTTCACGCACATCACCAGCTCCGTGGAAACGTTCCAGGTCCCGGGCCTCTCCAGCCACTCACCGGCGGTCCAGGTCTAGAACACCCCTGGTCAGCCGACGTAGGTCCAGGTCTCGAACTTCACCAGTCAGTCGGAGACGATCAAGGTCTAGGACATCAGTGACTCGAAGAAGATCTCGCTCAAGAGCATCCCCAGTGAGTCGAAGGCGATCCAGATCCAGAACACCACTGGTAACCCGCCGTCGTTCAAGGTCCAGAACACCAGCTCGCCGACGTTCCCGTTCTAGAACTCCACCAGTGACTCGCAGAAGGTCCAGATCTAGGACTCCACTGGTAATAAGGAGGCGATCTCGAAGCAGAACCTCACCTATCACTCGCAGAAGATCAAGATCCAGAACATCCCCAGTTACCCGTAGGAGATCTCGATCTCGCACAACTCCGGTAACTCGAAGGAGATCTCGCTCTCGGACCTCTCCAGTGACACGCCGCCGGTCTAGGTCTAGAACACCTCCAGCTATTCGGCGTCGCTCTAGGTCTCGAACCCCACTCTTGCCACGCAAACGTTCTCGAAGTCGCTCATCACTTGCTCTCCGCCGCCGTTCTAGATCTCGTACTCCTCGAACAACTCGGGGCAAAAGATCCTTAACAAGATCTCCTCCAGCCATCCGCAGGCGTTCTGTATCTGGGAGTAGTTCTGATCGTTCACGCTCTGCTACTCCTCCAGCAACAAGAAATCATTCTGGTTCTAGAACTCCTCCAGTGGCACTCAGTAGCTCCCGAATGAGTTGCTTTAGTCGTCCTAGCATGTCACCAACTCCTCTTGACCGCTGTAGATCACCTGGAATGCTTGAACCCCTTGGCAGCTCTAGAACACCCATGTCTGTCCTGCAGCAATCTGGTGGCTCTATGCTGGATGGTCCAGGTTCCCGAATTCCTGATCACGCTAGAACATCTGTGCCAGAAAATCATGCTCAGTCTAGAATTGCACTTGCCCTGACAGCCATCAGTCTTGGCACTGCTCGGCCGCCTCCGTCCATGTCTGCTGCAGGCCTTGCTGCAAGAATGTCCCAGGTTCCAGCTCCAGTGCCTCTCATGAGTCTCAGAACAGCCCCAGCTGCCAGCCTTGCCAGCAGGAttcctgcagcctctgcagcAGCCATGAACCTGGCCAGTGCCAGGACACCTGCCATACCAACAGCAGTGAACCTGGCTGACTCAAGAACGCCAGCTGCAGCAGCAGCTATGAACTTGGCTAGTTCCAGAACAGCAGTGGCACCTTCCGCCGTGAACCTTGCTGACCCTCGTACCCCAACAGCCCCTGCTGTGAACCTAGCAGGAGCCAGAACCCCAGCGGCTTTGGCAGCTTTGAGTCTCACAGGCTCTGGCACACCCCCAAATGCTGCAAACTATCCTTCCAGCTCCAGAAcaccccaggctccagcccctgCTAACTTGGTGGGTCCTAGATCTGCACACGCCACAGCTCCTGTGAATATTGCTAGCTCAAGAACCCCGCCAACCTTGGCCCCTACAAACCTCaccagtgctagaatggctccagctttGTCTGGCGCAAACCTCACCAGCCCCAGGGTACCCCTTTCTGCCTATGAGCGCATTAGTGGCAGAACCTCACCACCGCTTCTTGACCGAGCTAGGTCCAGAACCCCACCAGGAGGCCCAGGCTCCAGAACCCCACCAGCTCCCCCTAGCCAGTCTAGAATGATCTCTGAGCGggctccctctcctgtctctaaaatggtCCAGGCTCCTCCCTCACAGTCTGTTCTCCCTCCAGCTCAGGATCAGCCTAGGTCCCCTGTGCCATCTGCTTTTTCTGACCAACCCCGATCTTTGCTTGCCCCAACTGCCCCTGTAGCAGGATCTCAGTCCCTCTCCTCTGGGTCAGTGGCAAAGACCACATCCTCTGTTGGTGACCACAACGGCATgctttctgtccctgtccctggggTGACCCACCCCGAGGGTGGGGAACCACCTGCCTCTACCGGGGCCCTGCAGCCAGCAAAGGAGCGGCGGAGttcttcctcctcatcctctaGCTCCTCCTCATCATCGTCATCTTCGtcgtcgtcctcctcctcctcttccggCTCCAGTTCTAGTGACTCGGAGGGCTCTAGCCTTCCCATTCAACCTGAGGTAGCACTGAAGAG AGGACAGAACTAG